One segment of Solanum lycopersicum chromosome 1, SLM_r2.1 DNA contains the following:
- the LOC138341793 gene encoding uncharacterized protein, which translates to MRLGKKGKICPRYVGPKKIRKRVCKVSYELDFPAEFAAVCPIFYISLLKRCVRDPAFVVPLKSVVVKDSFSYEDVPVEILDRQVGRLRNKNNASVKVLWRSQSVDGATWEAEPSMKAKCPYLFPSDSTPA; encoded by the coding sequence atgagattgggaaagaaagggaagatcTGTCCTAGATATGTTGGCCCTAAAAAGATTAGGAAAAGGGTTTGCAAGGTGTCATATGAGTTAGATTTTCCAGCAGAATTTGCAGCAGTGTGTCCGATCTTctacatctcactcttgaagaggTGTGTGCGTGATCCAGCCTTTGTGGTGCCTTTAAAAAGTGTGGTGGTGAAAGATAgtttttcttatgaggatgtaccagttgagattcttgatcgTCAAGTtggaaggttgagaaacaaaaacaacgcctcagtcaaggttttgtggaggagccAGTCTGTAGatggagctacttgggaagcagaaccatccatgaaagccaagtgtccttacctctttccttccgattccactccagcttga